A genomic segment from Streptosporangium roseum DSM 43021 encodes:
- a CDS encoding acetyl/propionyl/methylcrotonyl-CoA carboxylase subunit alpha: MISRLLVANRGEIARRVFRTCRDLGIETVAVFSDADATAPHVSEADHAVRLAGVRPADTYLSVEAIVGAALATGADAVHPGYGFLSENAAFARAVLDAGLTWVGPSPEAIAAMGSKIGAKALMAEAGVPVLPGFTAAPGSSAAELEQGLAGMSAPAGGSAPSRRTPLLVKASAGGGGRGMRIVEPTGDLPGAVESARREAESAFGDGTVFVEPLLEDARHIEVQILADRHGTVWTLGERECSIQRRHQKVIEETPSPAISPAMRARLCDAAVRAAEAIGYAGAGTVEFLVKDDTVAFLEMNTRLQVEHPVTECVYGVDLVELQLRIAEGARLPEAPPSPAGHAVEARLYAEDPARDWLPQSGTLHRFDVPGVSSRFAPVPGGTSHGLRLDSGVEDGSEIGVHYDPMLAKVISYGACRADAVRRLATALSNARIHGPVTNRDLLVGVLRHEAFLAGDTHTGFLTEHRDTLSAGPGAVRLSALAAALAQAAAGRAAAAVQAGLPSGWRNVVSQPQRAAFGEAEVAYRITRDGLRAEGFPDTVLVGATPDLVVLETSGVRHRFAVARYDGVTHVDSPLGPVRLTPLERLPEPATRVAPGSLLAPMPGTVLRVEVKSGEHVTAGQVVVVLEAMKMEHQITAPAAGTVSALNVVPGRQVEAEAVLAVIEERA, from the coding sequence ATGATCAGCCGTCTTCTCGTCGCCAACCGGGGTGAGATCGCCCGCCGCGTCTTCCGCACCTGCCGCGACCTCGGCATCGAGACCGTCGCGGTCTTCTCCGACGCGGACGCCACCGCACCCCACGTGTCGGAGGCCGACCACGCCGTACGGCTCGCCGGGGTCAGGCCCGCCGACACCTACCTGTCCGTGGAGGCGATCGTCGGCGCGGCCCTCGCGACCGGGGCCGACGCCGTCCATCCGGGCTACGGCTTCCTGTCGGAGAACGCGGCGTTCGCGCGGGCCGTGCTCGACGCCGGGCTGACCTGGGTCGGCCCCTCCCCCGAGGCCATCGCCGCGATGGGCTCCAAGATCGGCGCGAAGGCCCTGATGGCCGAGGCCGGAGTCCCGGTGCTCCCGGGTTTCACCGCCGCGCCCGGCTCCTCGGCGGCCGAGCTCGAACAGGGCCTGGCCGGCATGTCCGCCCCGGCGGGCGGATCGGCGCCCAGCCGGCGGACGCCCTTGCTGGTGAAGGCCTCGGCCGGGGGCGGCGGGCGCGGGATGCGGATCGTGGAGCCGACCGGCGACCTGCCCGGCGCGGTCGAGTCCGCCCGGCGGGAGGCCGAGTCGGCGTTCGGCGACGGCACGGTCTTCGTCGAGCCCCTGCTGGAGGACGCCCGGCACATCGAGGTCCAGATCCTGGCCGACCGGCACGGAACGGTGTGGACGCTGGGCGAGCGGGAGTGCTCGATCCAGCGGCGGCACCAGAAGGTGATCGAGGAGACCCCCTCCCCGGCGATCTCCCCCGCGATGCGGGCGCGGCTGTGCGACGCGGCGGTCAGGGCGGCGGAGGCGATCGGATACGCCGGGGCGGGGACCGTCGAGTTCCTGGTGAAGGACGACACGGTCGCCTTCCTGGAGATGAACACCAGGCTCCAGGTCGAGCACCCGGTCACCGAGTGCGTCTACGGCGTCGACCTGGTCGAGCTCCAGCTCCGGATCGCCGAGGGCGCCCGGCTCCCCGAGGCTCCGCCGTCCCCGGCGGGCCACGCCGTCGAGGCACGGCTCTACGCCGAGGACCCCGCCCGCGACTGGCTGCCGCAGAGCGGCACCCTGCACCGCTTCGACGTCCCCGGGGTGAGCTCCCGCTTCGCCCCCGTGCCCGGCGGGACGTCCCACGGCCTCCGGCTGGACTCCGGCGTCGAGGACGGCTCCGAGATCGGCGTCCACTACGACCCGATGCTCGCCAAGGTCATCTCCTACGGAGCCTGCCGCGCCGACGCCGTCAGAAGGCTCGCCACCGCCCTGTCGAACGCGAGGATCCACGGGCCCGTCACCAACCGGGACCTCCTGGTCGGGGTCCTGCGCCACGAGGCGTTCCTCGCGGGAGACACCCACACCGGCTTCCTCACCGAGCACCGCGACACCCTGTCCGCCGGGCCGGGCGCCGTACGCCTGTCCGCCCTCGCCGCGGCCCTCGCCCAGGCGGCGGCGGGCCGGGCGGCGGCGGCCGTGCAGGCCGGGCTGCCCAGCGGGTGGCGGAACGTGGTCTCACAGCCGCAGCGCGCGGCCTTCGGGGAGGCGGAGGTCGCCTACCGGATCACCCGGGACGGCCTGCGGGCCGAAGGCTTCCCCGACACGGTCCTGGTCGGCGCCACGCCCGACCTGGTCGTCCTGGAGACCTCCGGCGTGCGGCACAGGTTCGCCGTGGCCCGCTATGACGGCGTGACCCACGTGGACTCCCCCCTCGGCCCCGTACGGCTCACGCCCCTGGAACGGCTCCCCGAACCGGCCACGCGTGTGGCGCCGGGCTCCCTGCTGGCGCCGATGCCCGGTACCGTGCTCCGCGTCGAGGTGAAATCGGGCGAGCACGTCACCGCGGGCCAGGTGGTCGTGGTGCTGGAGGCAATGAAGATGGAACATCAGATCACCGCCCCCGCGGCGGGCACGGTCTCCGCGCTGAACGTGGTGCCGGGCCGGCAGGTCGAGGCGGAGGCCGTACTGGCCGTCATCGAGGAGCGGGCATGA
- a CDS encoding acyclic terpene utilization AtuA family protein produces MLRIANCSGFYGDRLSAAREMVEGGPIDVLTGDWLAELTMLILAGNRLKGRPGYAPTFLRQLEQVLGTCLDRGIRIVSNAGGLDPAGCAGAVTELAGRLGLPVKVAHVTGDDLSGHDLGGAPNLDTGERLPAAPLTANAYLGGRPIAAALSAGADVVVTGRVTDAALVTGPGIWRYGWRPGDHDALAGSVVAGHVIECGCQATGGNYAFFGEVPDLAHCGFPLVELESDGSSVVTKHPGTGGLVSVGTVTAQLLYEIASPRYPGPDVVARFDTIRLEQQGPDRVRISGVRGEAPPDTLKVAINYVGGYRNTMTMVLTGLEIEAKARLAQEAIWSRVPRESFDRVDVELTPLAATAPPPDAAPATGTALLRVTVMDADRKKAGRAFSSAVVETGLASYPGFYGLTPPGDASPYGVYWPTLVPAETVRARVWLDGRELDGPEAAGPEPGEREPGGLKPGGGTPGERAPDGGDPDGGAHPASLAASATSPPPVQAPERPGAGPTGLEPEAGERTVRTALGAIMGARSGDKGGNANLGVWVRTAEQFAWLSGHLTAERLRELLPATAGLEIDRFDLPNLHALNFVVHGLLGRGVAASPRLDAQAKALGEELRARHADIPRSLL; encoded by the coding sequence ATGCTGCGCATCGCCAACTGCTCCGGCTTCTACGGCGACCGGCTGTCGGCCGCCCGGGAGATGGTCGAGGGCGGTCCGATCGACGTGCTCACCGGCGACTGGCTCGCCGAGCTGACCATGCTGATCCTGGCCGGCAACCGGCTGAAGGGCCGTCCCGGCTACGCGCCGACCTTCCTGCGGCAGCTTGAGCAGGTCCTGGGGACGTGCCTGGACCGGGGCATCAGGATCGTGTCCAACGCGGGCGGCCTGGATCCCGCGGGGTGCGCCGGCGCGGTGACCGAGCTGGCCGGCCGCCTCGGGCTGCCGGTGAAGGTCGCGCACGTCACCGGGGACGACCTGTCCGGGCACGACCTGGGCGGCGCGCCGAACCTGGACACCGGGGAGCGGCTGCCCGCCGCCCCGCTGACCGCCAACGCCTACCTGGGGGGCCGGCCGATCGCCGCCGCGCTGTCCGCCGGGGCGGATGTGGTGGTGACCGGCCGGGTCACGGACGCCGCGCTGGTCACCGGGCCGGGGATCTGGCGGTACGGCTGGCGGCCCGGCGACCACGACGCGCTGGCCGGGTCGGTGGTGGCCGGGCACGTCATCGAGTGCGGCTGCCAGGCGACCGGCGGGAACTACGCGTTCTTCGGCGAGGTGCCCGACCTGGCGCACTGCGGGTTCCCGCTGGTGGAGCTGGAGTCCGACGGATCGAGTGTGGTCACCAAGCATCCCGGGACCGGAGGGCTCGTCTCGGTGGGCACGGTCACGGCGCAGCTGCTGTACGAGATCGCCTCACCGCGTTACCCGGGCCCCGACGTGGTGGCGCGGTTCGACACGATCCGCCTGGAGCAGCAGGGCCCGGACCGGGTCCGGATCTCGGGGGTTCGCGGCGAGGCCCCGCCGGACACGCTCAAGGTCGCGATCAACTACGTCGGCGGTTACCGCAACACCATGACCATGGTCCTGACCGGTCTGGAGATCGAGGCCAAGGCCCGGCTGGCGCAGGAGGCCATCTGGTCCCGCGTCCCCAGGGAGTCCTTCGACCGGGTCGACGTCGAGCTGACCCCCCTGGCCGCCACCGCCCCGCCGCCTGACGCCGCGCCGGCCACCGGCACCGCCCTGCTCCGCGTCACCGTGATGGACGCCGACCGGAAGAAGGCGGGACGCGCCTTCTCCTCCGCCGTGGTGGAGACGGGGCTGGCCAGCTATCCCGGCTTCTACGGCCTCACCCCGCCCGGCGACGCCTCCCCCTATGGCGTCTACTGGCCCACCCTCGTCCCGGCGGAGACCGTCCGGGCGCGCGTCTGGCTCGACGGCCGTGAGCTCGACGGCCCGGAAGCCGCCGGCCCGGAGCCCGGGGAGCGCGAGCCCGGCGGCCTGAAGCCCGGCGGGGGGACGCCCGGGGAGCGGGCACCCGACGGCGGCGATCCTGACGGCGGAGCGCACCCGGCCTCCCTGGCGGCTTCCGCCACGTCACCGCCCCCGGTGCAGGCGCCGGAGCGGCCGGGGGCGGGCCCGACCGGCCTGGAGCCCGAGGCCGGTGAGCGGACCGTGCGGACCGCGCTGGGCGCGATCATGGGCGCCCGCTCCGGGGACAAGGGCGGGAACGCCAACCTGGGCGTCTGGGTCCGCACGGCCGAGCAGTTCGCGTGGCTGTCGGGCCACCTGACGGCCGAGCGGCTCAGGGAACTCCTCCCGGCCACGGCCGGCCTGGAGATCGACCGCTTCGACCTCCCCAACCTCCACGCGCTCAACTTCGTCGTCCACGGCCTCCTCGGGCGGGGGGTGGCCGCCAGCCCCCGCCTCGACGCCCAGGCCAAGGCCCTCGGCGAGGAGCTCCGCGCCAGGCACGCGGACATCCCCCGCTCCCTGCTGTGA
- a CDS encoding acyl-CoA carboxylase subunit beta, with product MSRLDTSGDDYLARREAMLAKLAELDTEQAKAVAGGGEKYVERHRRRGKLLARERIELLIDPDSAFLELSPLAGWGSDFPVGASVVTGIGVIEGVECVLSANDPTVRGGASNPWTLRKTLRAADIALRNRLPLVNLVESGGADLPTQKEIFIPGGRMFRDLTRLSAAGIPTIALVFGNSTAGGAYVPGMSDHVVMVRERAKVFLGGPPLVKMATGEESDDESLGGAEMHARVSGLADYLAADEHDALRIGRQIVRGLNWRKLGVPPRAVRDPLYDEDELLGIVPEDLKIPFDPREVIARIVDGSVFDEFKPLYGGSLVTGWARLHGYPVGILANARGVLFSEEAQKAAQFIQLAGQARTPLVFLQNTTGYMVGKEYEQGGIIKHGAMMINAVSNSTVPHITIVMGASYGAGNYGMCGRAYDPRFLFAWPSAKSAVMGPAQLAGVLSIVGRSAAEARGQVYDEEGDAAMRRMVEAQIEAESLPFFLSGRLYDDGVIDPRDTRTVLGLCLSAVNNAPAPEPAGFGVFRM from the coding sequence ATGAGCCGGCTGGACACATCCGGAGACGACTACCTGGCGCGGCGCGAGGCGATGCTGGCCAAGCTGGCCGAGCTCGACACCGAGCAGGCGAAGGCGGTGGCGGGCGGCGGCGAGAAATACGTCGAGCGGCACCGCCGGCGGGGCAAGCTGCTCGCCCGGGAGCGGATCGAGCTGCTGATCGACCCCGACTCGGCCTTCCTGGAGCTGTCACCGCTGGCGGGCTGGGGCAGCGACTTTCCCGTCGGAGCCAGCGTCGTCACCGGGATCGGGGTGATCGAGGGCGTCGAGTGCGTGCTCAGCGCCAACGACCCGACCGTGCGGGGCGGCGCGTCCAACCCCTGGACCCTGCGCAAGACGCTCAGGGCCGCCGACATCGCCCTGCGGAACCGGCTGCCGCTGGTCAACCTGGTGGAGTCCGGCGGGGCTGACCTGCCGACGCAGAAGGAGATCTTCATCCCGGGCGGCCGGATGTTCCGGGACCTGACCCGGCTGTCGGCCGCAGGGATCCCGACGATCGCCCTGGTGTTCGGCAACTCCACGGCCGGCGGAGCCTACGTCCCCGGGATGAGCGACCACGTGGTCATGGTGAGGGAGCGCGCGAAGGTCTTCCTCGGCGGGCCGCCGCTGGTCAAGATGGCCACCGGGGAGGAGTCCGACGACGAGTCGCTGGGCGGCGCCGAGATGCACGCCCGCGTCAGCGGCCTGGCCGACTACCTGGCCGCCGACGAGCACGACGCGCTCCGGATCGGGCGGCAGATCGTCAGAGGGCTGAACTGGCGCAAGCTGGGCGTCCCCCCGCGGGCCGTACGGGATCCGCTGTACGACGAGGACGAGCTGCTGGGCATCGTGCCCGAGGACCTGAAGATCCCCTTCGACCCGCGCGAGGTGATCGCGCGGATCGTGGACGGCAGCGTCTTCGACGAGTTCAAGCCCCTGTACGGCGGGAGCCTGGTGACCGGGTGGGCGCGGCTGCACGGCTACCCGGTCGGCATCCTGGCCAACGCCCGCGGCGTGCTGTTCAGCGAGGAGGCGCAGAAGGCCGCGCAGTTCATCCAGCTCGCCGGCCAGGCGCGCACGCCGCTGGTCTTCCTGCAGAACACCACCGGCTACATGGTCGGCAAGGAATACGAGCAGGGCGGCATCATCAAGCACGGCGCCATGATGATCAACGCGGTGTCCAACTCGACCGTCCCGCACATCACGATCGTCATGGGCGCCTCCTACGGCGCGGGCAACTACGGCATGTGCGGCCGCGCCTACGACCCCCGCTTCCTGTTCGCCTGGCCCAGCGCGAAGTCCGCGGTCATGGGGCCCGCGCAGCTCGCCGGGGTGCTGTCCATCGTCGGCCGGAGCGCCGCCGAGGCCCGTGGGCAGGTCTACGACGAGGAGGGCGACGCGGCGATGCGCCGGATGGTCGAGGCGCAGATCGAGGCGGAGTCGCTGCCGTTCTTCCTGTCCGGGCGGCTCTACGACGACGGGGTCATCGACCCCCGCGACACCCGGACCGTCCTGGGCCTGTGCCTGTCGGCCGTCAACAACGCCCCCGCCCCGGAGCCCGCCGGCTTCGGCGTCTTCCGGATGTGA
- a CDS encoding enoyl-CoA hydratase-related protein: MNTDGGWPVERLVHREVSGGVATITMDSPRNRNALSVRLLGDLEDRLNWALAEESVRVIVLTGTGPVFCAGADLKEQRVEPGSAHEAPVTASFPEIMNLIWESPKPVVCRLNGTARAGGLGLVAACDFAIAPDTASFAFTEVRLGVVPAMISVTVLRRLDPRAAAEYLLTGETFDAARAQEIGLLTRAVPEEDLDGTVAHYTDMLLRGGPEALALTKQLVRTVPALPVEEGLRRMAELSARRFTSAEGQEGIAAFMEKRPASWIPRS; the protein is encoded by the coding sequence ATGAACACCGACGGGGGCTGGCCAGTGGAACGCCTGGTGCACAGGGAGGTGTCCGGCGGGGTCGCGACGATCACGATGGACTCCCCGCGCAACCGGAACGCGCTGTCCGTGCGGCTGCTGGGCGATCTGGAGGACCGGCTCAACTGGGCGCTCGCCGAGGAGAGCGTGCGGGTCATCGTGCTCACCGGCACCGGGCCGGTGTTCTGCGCCGGCGCGGACCTCAAGGAGCAGCGGGTCGAGCCGGGCAGCGCGCACGAGGCGCCGGTGACCGCCTCGTTCCCGGAGATCATGAACCTGATCTGGGAGAGCCCCAAGCCGGTCGTCTGCCGGTTGAACGGCACCGCGCGCGCCGGAGGGCTGGGCCTGGTGGCGGCCTGCGACTTCGCGATCGCGCCGGACACGGCGTCGTTCGCGTTCACCGAGGTACGGCTCGGCGTCGTCCCCGCGATGATCTCGGTGACCGTGCTGCGGCGGCTGGATCCCCGGGCCGCGGCCGAGTACCTGCTCACCGGGGAGACCTTCGACGCCGCCCGCGCGCAGGAGATCGGCCTGCTCACCCGCGCCGTGCCGGAGGAGGATCTGGACGGCACGGTCGCCCACTACACAGACATGCTGCTGCGCGGGGGGCCCGAGGCGCTGGCGCTGACCAAGCAGCTCGTGCGGACCGTGCCGGCGCTGCCGGTGGAGGAGGGCCTGCGCCGGATGGCCGAGCTGTCCGCCCGGCGCTTCACCTCCGCCGAGGGCCAGGAGGGCATCGCCGCCTTCATGGAGAAACGGCCCGCGTCCTGGATCCCCCGGTCCTGA
- a CDS encoding phosphotransferase family protein, with product MTSTHIDVNAIDFDALGMWMDGLGLPDGPFERVEPVTGGTQNIMVRFERGGSAYVLRRPPLHPRARSNEVLRREARVLAALRDTPVAAPRLVAACTDETVMGGAVFYLMEPVRGFNATLGLPEPHAGDPAIRHRMGLEAACALAELGRVDHHALDGLGRPEGFLERQVPRWMSELDGYAALDGYPGPEIPGLAETAGWLERNRPRSFSPGVMHGDYHLANLMFAHDGPRVAAIVDWEMCTVGDPLLDLGWLLATWPDPDGGGMIAGHVPGLPAVGEIVDCYTALSDRDVSAIDWYAVLACFKLGIVLEGTHARACAGMAPKDIGDLLHATTLSLFARARSFM from the coding sequence ATGACCTCCACGCACATCGACGTCAACGCGATCGACTTCGACGCGCTGGGGATGTGGATGGACGGCCTCGGGCTGCCGGACGGGCCGTTCGAGCGCGTCGAGCCGGTGACCGGCGGGACGCAGAACATCATGGTCCGCTTCGAGCGGGGCGGCTCGGCCTACGTCCTGCGCAGGCCGCCGCTGCACCCGCGGGCCAGAAGCAACGAGGTGCTCCGGCGGGAGGCCCGGGTGCTCGCGGCGCTCAGGGACACCCCGGTCGCGGCGCCCCGCCTCGTCGCGGCCTGCACGGACGAGACAGTCATGGGGGGCGCGGTCTTCTACCTGATGGAGCCGGTCCGGGGGTTCAACGCCACCCTGGGGCTGCCCGAACCGCACGCCGGCGATCCCGCGATCCGCCATCGGATGGGACTTGAGGCGGCCTGCGCGCTGGCCGAGCTCGGCAGGGTGGACCACCACGCCCTCGACGGCCTCGGACGGCCCGAGGGGTTCCTGGAGCGGCAGGTGCCCCGGTGGATGAGCGAGCTGGACGGCTACGCGGCGCTCGACGGCTATCCGGGGCCCGAGATCCCCGGCCTGGCCGAGACGGCCGGCTGGCTGGAGCGGAACAGGCCGCGGAGCTTCTCCCCCGGCGTCATGCACGGGGACTACCACCTGGCCAACCTGATGTTCGCCCACGACGGGCCGAGGGTGGCCGCGATCGTGGACTGGGAGATGTGCACGGTCGGGGATCCGCTGCTGGACCTCGGGTGGCTGCTGGCCACCTGGCCGGACCCGGACGGCGGAGGCATGATCGCCGGCCATGTCCCCGGGCTGCCCGCCGTCGGGGAGATCGTCGACTGCTACACGGCCCTGTCCGACCGGGACGTGTCGGCCATCGACTGGTACGCGGTGCTGGCCTGTTTCAAGCTCGGCATCGTCCTGGAGGGCACCCATGCCCGGGCGTGCGCGGGCATGGCCCCCAAGGACATCGGAGACCTGCTCCACGCGACCACGCTGAGCCTGTTCGCCCGCGCCCGGAGCTTCATGTGA